From Rhodoferax sp. AJA081-3, the proteins below share one genomic window:
- the pyk gene encoding pyruvate kinase yields the protein MPRRATKIVATLGPASSDPALLEQMIRAGVNVVRLNFSHGKAQDHIDRARLVREAAQRAGREVAIMADLQGPKIRVGKFAEGKVFLEPGQKFVLDAARTELGDIDAVGLDYKALPREVKAGDVLLLNDGLIVITVDAVKGEAIYTTVKLGGELSNNKGINKQGGGLSAPALTAKDMEDIRTAMSFQADYVAVSFPKNATDMEMARQLCNVAAAEYNHKPGLIAKIERAEAIPKLLEILLASDGIMVARGDLAVEVGNAIVPGLQKRMINLAREHDRVVITATQMMESMITNPVPTRAEVSDVANAVLDGTDAVMLSAETAAGKYPLETIIEMAKICHAAEGHEDFELEADFTGKTFHRIDQTIAMGALFTAHHLGAKAIVAMTDSGSTALWMSRHLIRVPIYALTSKVATQRKMALYRNVRPLFVDTSADRDTALVQAENHLKSRGIVQTGDVYAITCGEPMGSPGGTNMLKICKVG from the coding sequence ATGCCACGTCGCGCCACCAAAATTGTTGCCACCCTAGGCCCCGCTTCCAGCGATCCCGCACTGCTGGAGCAGATGATCCGCGCCGGCGTGAACGTGGTGCGGCTCAACTTCAGCCACGGCAAGGCGCAAGACCATATCGACCGCGCCCGCTTGGTGCGCGAAGCCGCCCAGCGCGCCGGCCGCGAAGTGGCCATCATGGCCGACCTGCAGGGCCCCAAGATCCGCGTTGGCAAGTTTGCCGAGGGCAAGGTCTTCCTGGAGCCCGGCCAGAAATTCGTATTGGACGCCGCCCGCACCGAGCTGGGTGACATCGACGCCGTGGGCCTGGATTACAAGGCTCTGCCCCGCGAGGTCAAGGCCGGCGACGTGTTGCTGCTCAACGACGGCCTGATCGTCATCACCGTGGACGCTGTCAAGGGCGAGGCGATCTACACCACGGTCAAACTGGGCGGCGAGTTGTCCAACAACAAGGGCATCAACAAACAGGGCGGTGGCCTTTCAGCCCCGGCGCTGACCGCCAAGGACATGGAAGACATCCGCACGGCGATGAGTTTCCAGGCCGACTATGTGGCGGTCAGCTTCCCCAAGAACGCCACCGACATGGAAATGGCGCGCCAGCTGTGCAACGTAGCCGCCGCCGAATACAACCACAAGCCCGGCCTGATTGCCAAGATCGAACGCGCCGAAGCCATCCCCAAGCTGTTGGAGATTCTGCTGGCCAGCGACGGCATCATGGTCGCCCGCGGTGACTTGGCGGTAGAGGTGGGCAATGCCATCGTGCCGGGCCTGCAAAAACGCATGATCAACCTGGCCCGCGAGCACGACCGGGTGGTTATTACCGCAACCCAGATGATGGAGTCCATGATCACCAACCCGGTGCCCACCCGTGCCGAGGTCAGCGACGTGGCCAACGCCGTGCTGGACGGCACCGACGCCGTGATGTTGTCGGCCGAGACCGCCGCCGGCAAGTACCCGCTGGAAACGATCATCGAAATGGCCAAGATCTGCCACGCGGCCGAGGGCCACGAAGACTTTGAGCTGGAGGCCGACTTCACCGGCAAAACCTTCCATCGCATCGACCAGACCATTGCCATGGGTGCACTGTTTACGGCCCACCACCTGGGTGCCAAGGCGATTGTGGCCATGACCGATAGCGGCTCCACCGCCTTGTGGATGAGCCGCCACCTGATCCGTGTGCCGATTTATGCGCTGACCTCCAAGGTGGCGACGCAGCGCAAGATGGCGCTGTACCGCAATGTGCGCCCCCTGTTTGTGGACACCAGCGCAGACCGCGATACGGCCTTGGTGCAGGCGGAGAACCATTTGAAGTCCCGCGGGATTGTGCAGACGGGGGATGTGTATGCCATTACCTGTGGGGAGCCTATGGGGTCGCCTGGGGGCACCAATATGTTGAAAATTTGCAAGGTCGGTTGA
- the fba gene encoding class II fructose-bisphosphate aldolase (catalyzes the reversible aldol condensation of dihydroxyacetonephosphate and glyceraldehyde 3-phosphate in the Calvin cycle, glycolysis, and/or gluconeogenesis), whose protein sequence is MALVSMRELLDHAAANGYGIPAFNVNNLEQVQAIMSAADEVGAPVILQASAGARKYAGEPFIKHLIQAACEAYPHIPLVMHQDHGTSPKVCEGAISLGFGSVMMDGSLMEDGKTPASFEYNMEVTRKVVEMAHRTGVTVEGELGCLGNLETGEAGEEDGIGAEGKLDHSQMLTDPEEAATFVKGTQLDALAIAIGTSHGAYKFSRKPTGDILAISRVKEIHARIPNTHLVMHGSSSVPQDLLAIINQYGGKMKETYGVPIEEIQEAIKYGVRKINIDTDIRLAMTGAVRKFLFENPDKFDAREWLKPAREAAKAIAKQRYMEFGCEGQGSKVKGDSLSVMATRYAKGELAQVVQ, encoded by the coding sequence ATGGCTCTCGTCTCAATGCGCGAACTGCTGGACCACGCAGCCGCCAACGGCTACGGCATTCCGGCCTTCAACGTCAACAACCTGGAGCAGGTCCAGGCCATCATGTCGGCCGCGGACGAGGTCGGCGCACCGGTCATCCTGCAGGCCAGTGCTGGCGCCCGCAAATATGCCGGTGAGCCTTTCATCAAACACCTGATCCAGGCTGCCTGCGAAGCCTATCCCCACATTCCGCTGGTTATGCACCAGGACCACGGTACCAGCCCCAAGGTTTGCGAGGGCGCCATAAGCCTGGGCTTTGGCTCGGTGATGATGGACGGCTCGTTGATGGAAGACGGCAAGACCCCTGCCAGCTTTGAATACAACATGGAAGTGACCCGCAAGGTTGTGGAAATGGCGCACCGCACCGGCGTGACGGTTGAAGGTGAGCTGGGATGCCTGGGCAATCTGGAAACCGGTGAAGCCGGTGAAGAAGACGGCATCGGTGCCGAAGGCAAGCTGGACCACAGCCAGATGCTGACCGACCCCGAAGAGGCCGCCACCTTTGTCAAGGGCACGCAACTGGACGCGCTGGCTATTGCCATCGGCACCAGCCATGGCGCCTACAAGTTCAGCCGCAAGCCCACGGGCGACATCCTGGCCATCAGCCGCGTCAAGGAAATCCACGCCCGCATCCCCAACACCCACTTGGTGATGCACGGATCGTCCTCCGTGCCGCAGGATTTGCTGGCCATCATCAACCAGTACGGCGGTAAGATGAAAGAGACCTACGGTGTGCCTATCGAAGAGATCCAGGAAGCCATCAAGTACGGCGTGCGCAAGATCAACATCGACACCGACATCCGCCTGGCCATGACCGGCGCAGTGCGCAAGTTCCTGTTTGAGAACCCCGACAAGTTCGATGCCCGCGAGTGGCTCAAGCCCGCCCGCGAAGCCGCCAAGGCCATCGCCAAGCAGCGTTACATGGAGTTCGGTTGTGAAGGCCAGGGCTCCAAGGTCAAGGGCGACAGCCTGTCAGTGATGGCCACCCGTTACGCCAAGGGTGAGCTTGCTCAGGTAGTTCAATAA
- a CDS encoding phosphoribosylaminoimidazolesuccinocarboxamide synthase: MTSTSTVHTSALHSLPLLARGKVRDNYAVGDNRILMVASDRLSAFDVIMGEPIPGKGKLLTQMALFWFDKLGPKGLNICPIHLTGETPESAVQPDEVAQVEGRSMLVKRLKPLPIEAVVRGYLAGSGWKEYQENGAVCGVKLPAGLQNASKLPEPIYTPAAKAAVGDHDENITFEKTVETIGLDLATRVRDISIAIYKAAAEFALTKGIIIADTKFEFGLDTDGTLTLMDEVLTPDSSRYWPVESYQVGTNPPSYDKQFVRDWLEQAVVDGKPWSKTPPAPRVPNDVIAKTAAKYQEALERLTT, from the coding sequence ATGACCTCCACCAGCACCGTACACACCTCCGCCCTGCACTCCCTGCCCCTGCTTGCCCGTGGCAAGGTGCGCGACAACTACGCCGTGGGCGACAACCGCATCCTGATGGTGGCCAGTGACCGCCTCTCGGCCTTTGACGTCATCATGGGTGAGCCCATTCCGGGTAAGGGCAAGTTGCTGACGCAGATGGCGCTATTCTGGTTCGACAAACTGGGCCCCAAGGGCCTGAACATTTGTCCCATCCACCTGACCGGCGAAACGCCCGAGAGTGCGGTGCAGCCCGATGAAGTGGCCCAGGTCGAAGGCCGCTCCATGCTGGTCAAGCGCCTCAAACCCCTGCCGATTGAGGCGGTGGTGCGTGGCTATCTGGCGGGCAGCGGCTGGAAGGAATACCAGGAGAACGGTGCGGTGTGCGGCGTCAAGTTACCTGCCGGTTTGCAAAACGCCTCCAAGCTGCCCGAACCCATCTACACCCCCGCGGCCAAGGCGGCGGTGGGTGACCACGACGAGAACATCACGTTCGAGAAAACCGTGGAAACCATTGGTCTGGACCTGGCCACCCGTGTGCGTGACATCAGCATCGCCATCTACAAGGCCGCGGCCGAGTTTGCGCTGACCAAGGGCATCATCATTGCCGACACCAAGTTCGAATTTGGCCTGGACACCGACGGCACACTGACACTGATGGACGAGGTGCTGACGCCCGATTCCTCGCGTTACTGGCCGGTGGAGAGTTACCAGGTCGGCACCAACCCGCCCAGCTACGACAAACAGTTTGTGCGCGACTGGCTGGAGCAGGCCGTTGTAGACGGCAAGCCCTGGAGCAAGACACCCCCCGCACCGCGCGTGCCCAATGACGTGATTGCCAAGACTGCGGCCAAGTACCAGGAAGCGCTGGAACGCCTGACGACTTAA
- a CDS encoding ATP-binding protein, with translation MHPDTSQLSSELKRQLASIRAELANRLVRGVFWIGMLVVPLSLSRTLATGWLPIYTLHLAVGALYLALTVFRRWLPTWLKAGAVVATLYLVGVAGVLSLGLAAPSLWWLMGSLIVANVLLPARGAQAMLLAAALAMVAAAVGFTTGWLEISVDLNAYVREPTAWATLLLGTGGFVAVVFQAVAVYNRSVSVAVEHAMLQWVDGMPLGVLVLDGDGKVHYGNRRLEEVLGVDLVDLGQHLSIHAPVNVFDTIGGNVAGTGKRFPAGLHPLFRAMHGEESNVEDLEIMVRGEPRRFRVTGRPVRNADGELVYSVGTFEDITERKRAEIDLQRTRERADSASRAKGQLLAHMSREMRTPIDTQLGLLQLLRQSGLNARQLEYVTRMDAVSRNLLATVNDVLDYSESASGKLVLVPGLFHIDLVLAELQQRLLDQIGDKPITVNTVCDPQIPTTLYGDDTRLLQVLGNLGDNAVKFTASGTVAVEVLLKETDVDSVLLEFTVRDTGIGIAPRDRHRVFSGFFQADTPEVQRLGGAGVGLAVSDRLVRLMGSSIAVSSTLGQGSVFSFPLRVQLTAQEQDHPLYPDMPDEA, from the coding sequence ATGCACCCAGACACCTCCCAGTTGTCGAGCGAGCTCAAACGCCAGCTGGCCAGCATCCGCGCGGAGCTGGCCAACCGCCTGGTGCGCGGTGTTTTCTGGATAGGCATGCTGGTGGTGCCGCTCTCACTGTCCCGCACCCTGGCCACGGGCTGGCTGCCCATCTACACCCTGCACCTGGCTGTGGGCGCCTTGTACCTGGCGCTGACTGTGTTCCGCCGCTGGTTGCCCACCTGGCTGAAGGCAGGCGCTGTTGTGGCCACGCTGTACCTGGTGGGTGTTGCGGGAGTGTTGAGCCTGGGGCTGGCGGCGCCGTCGCTGTGGTGGTTGATGGGCAGCCTCATCGTGGCCAATGTGCTGTTGCCTGCGCGGGGTGCACAGGCCATGCTGCTGGCTGCGGCCCTGGCCATGGTCGCGGCGGCCGTTGGCTTCACCACAGGTTGGCTGGAGATCAGCGTAGACCTCAACGCATATGTGCGCGAGCCCACAGCGTGGGCCACCCTGCTGCTGGGCACGGGGGGTTTTGTGGCCGTGGTCTTCCAGGCGGTGGCCGTCTACAACCGGTCGGTGTCGGTGGCGGTGGAGCACGCCATGCTGCAGTGGGTGGACGGCATGCCGCTGGGTGTGCTGGTGCTGGATGGGGATGGCAAAGTGCACTATGGCAACCGCCGCCTGGAGGAGGTGCTGGGTGTTGATCTGGTGGACCTGGGCCAACACCTCTCCATCCATGCGCCGGTTAATGTGTTTGACACCATTGGCGGCAACGTGGCGGGCACGGGCAAACGGTTTCCCGCCGGCCTGCACCCGCTGTTCCGCGCCATGCACGGCGAGGAAAGCAATGTCGAAGACCTGGAGATCATGGTGCGCGGCGAGCCGCGGCGCTTTCGTGTCACCGGGCGCCCGGTGCGCAATGCGGACGGTGAACTGGTCTACAGCGTGGGCACGTTTGAAGATATCACCGAACGCAAACGGGCCGAAATCGATTTGCAGCGTACCCGCGAGCGGGCCGACTCGGCCAGCCGCGCCAAGGGCCAGTTGCTGGCCCATATGAGCCGCGAAATGCGTACACCGATCGACACCCAGTTGGGCCTGCTGCAGCTGCTGCGCCAGAGCGGGCTCAATGCGCGCCAGCTGGAATACGTGACACGCATGGATGCCGTGTCGCGCAACCTGCTGGCTACCGTGAACGACGTGCTGGACTATTCAGAAAGTGCCTCGGGCAAGCTGGTGCTGGTGCCAGGCCTGTTCCATATCGACCTGGTGCTGGCCGAGCTGCAGCAGCGCCTGCTGGACCAGATTGGCGACAAACCCATCACCGTGAACACCGTCTGCGACCCGCAAATCCCCACAACCCTGTACGGTGACGATACCCGCTTGCTGCAGGTGCTGGGCAATCTGGGCGACAACGCGGTCAAGTTCACAGCCTCTGGCACGGTGGCGGTGGAGGTGTTGTTGAAAGAAACGGATGTGGACTCGGTGCTGCTGGAGTTCACCGTGCGCGACACCGGCATAGGCATCGCCCCGCGCGATCGGCACCGGGTGTTCTCGGGGTTTTTCCAGGCCGATACGCCCGAGGTGCAACGCCTGGGCGGCGCGGGCGTGGGGCTGGCGGTGTCCGACCGCCTGGTGCGGCTGATGGGCAGTTCGATTGCGGTCAGCAGTACGCTGGGGCAGGGCAGTGTGTTCAGCTTTCCGCTGCGGGTGCAGCTGACGGCACAGGAACAGGACCATCCGCTGTACCCAGACATGCCGGATGAAGCCTGA
- a CDS encoding DJ-1/PfpI family protein — translation MAGKKILMICGDYCEDYETMVPFQALLAVGHTVHAVCPDKKAGDSIKTAIHDFEGAQTYSEKPGHNFALNATFAEVQVASYDALLLPGGRGPEYLRTYPAVVAMVKHFFDTNKPVAAICHAAQLLAGANVLEGRTCSAYPACRVEVERAGGTYADIAIDAAYTDGNLVTAPAWPAHPAWIAQFLTKLGTKISH, via the coding sequence ATGGCTGGCAAGAAAATTCTGATGATTTGTGGTGACTACTGTGAAGACTACGAAACCATGGTGCCCTTCCAGGCGCTGCTGGCCGTGGGCCATACGGTGCATGCTGTGTGCCCGGACAAAAAGGCCGGTGACAGCATCAAGACTGCCATCCACGATTTCGAAGGCGCGCAGACCTACAGCGAAAAGCCCGGCCACAACTTTGCGCTGAATGCGACGTTTGCCGAGGTGCAGGTGGCGTCGTATGACGCGTTGTTGTTGCCCGGTGGCCGCGGCCCCGAGTACCTGCGCACCTATCCGGCCGTGGTGGCCATGGTCAAACACTTCTTCGATACCAACAAACCAGTGGCCGCCATCTGCCACGCGGCCCAATTGCTGGCTGGTGCCAATGTGCTGGAGGGGCGCACCTGTTCGGCCTACCCCGCCTGCCGGGTGGAGGTGGAGCGTGCGGGTGGCACTTATGCCGACATTGCGATTGACGCGGCTTACACGGACGGCAACCTGGTCACAGCGCCGGCCTGGCCTGCGCATCCGGCGTGGATTGCGCAGTTCCTCACCAAGCTGGGGACCAAGATTTCGCATTGA
- a CDS encoding ribbon-helix-helix domain-containing protein: MCQVFISADPHLYDCRVRSVRLHGVATSIRLENLFWNVLADIAARDGMRVPQLCTKLYDELVQERGEVDNFASFLRVCCGRYLALQLSGGIPLDASIPISSLNAQRVLATERSPVQPDGFQVRAA, encoded by the coding sequence ATGTGCCAAGTCTTTATCAGCGCCGATCCGCATCTGTACGACTGCCGCGTGCGCTCCGTGCGCCTGCATGGTGTGGCCACCAGCATCCGGCTGGAAAACCTGTTCTGGAATGTGCTGGCCGATATTGCGGCGCGGGACGGCATGCGGGTGCCGCAGCTCTGCACCAAGCTGTATGACGAACTGGTGCAGGAGCGTGGCGAAGTGGACAACTTTGCGTCCTTTTTGCGCGTGTGCTGCGGGCGTTACCTGGCGCTGCAGCTCTCTGGCGGCATTCCGCTGGACGCCAGCATTCCCATCAGCAGCCTGAACGCCCAGCGTGTGCTGGCTACCGAGCGTAGCCCGGTGCAGCCCGATGGGTTTCAGGTGCGTGCGGCTTAG
- a CDS encoding glycerophosphodiester phosphodiesterase, whose protein sequence is MKLRFVLTCAAVATLVACGGSGPAPFLTLDGARPLVLGHRGAAGYLPDHTLEGYRLAIQQGADFIEPDLVATKDGELIARHEPNITGTTDVATRPEFAARKTTRMVDGVSETGWFAGDFTLAEIKTLRALQPLAERDQSHNGKYQIPTLREVLDLAKTEGTKAGRVVGVYPETKHPTFHVDANLKLEDRLLTILSEYGYTKKDSPVIVQSFEVSNLQYLRTKTQVRLVQLIDGDDYDFKTGAVTLAPPYDRPYDWTRTGKTGTFATMLTPAGLAAIKAYADGIGPWKPYIVPVKGTYDSAGKMYDLNGDGVVNYNDTISQPATSVVADAHKAGLVVHPYTFRNEGKRLAFDYRGDPKAEYLQFYRLGVDGLFTDFTDTAVAARATYLKELGR, encoded by the coding sequence ATGAAACTTCGCTTTGTTCTGACCTGCGCAGCAGTTGCAACCCTGGTCGCCTGCGGTGGCAGCGGCCCCGCACCCTTTTTGACACTGGATGGTGCACGCCCCCTGGTGCTGGGCCACCGCGGCGCGGCAGGCTACCTGCCCGACCACACGCTGGAGGGCTATCGCCTGGCCATCCAGCAGGGTGCCGACTTCATCGAGCCCGATCTGGTGGCCACCAAGGACGGTGAGCTGATCGCCCGCCACGAACCCAACATCACCGGCACCACCGATGTCGCCACACGCCCCGAGTTCGCAGCACGCAAGACCACCCGTATGGTCGACGGTGTGTCCGAGACCGGCTGGTTTGCCGGCGACTTCACGCTGGCCGAGATCAAGACCCTGCGCGCCCTGCAACCACTGGCGGAGCGCGACCAGTCGCACAACGGCAAGTACCAGATCCCCACGCTACGCGAGGTGCTGGACCTGGCCAAGACCGAAGGCACCAAGGCCGGCCGCGTGGTCGGTGTCTACCCCGAGACCAAACACCCCACCTTCCACGTGGACGCCAACCTGAAGCTCGAAGACCGCCTGCTGACCATCCTCAGCGAATACGGCTACACCAAGAAGGATTCGCCGGTCATCGTGCAGTCGTTTGAAGTGTCCAACCTGCAGTACCTGCGCACCAAGACACAGGTCCGTCTGGTGCAGCTGATCGACGGTGATGACTACGACTTCAAGACCGGTGCCGTGACACTGGCCCCGCCCTATGACCGCCCGTATGACTGGACCCGCACCGGCAAAACCGGCACCTTTGCCACCATGCTGACACCGGCCGGTCTGGCCGCCATCAAGGCCTATGCCGACGGGATTGGTCCGTGGAAGCCCTATATCGTGCCAGTCAAAGGCACCTATGACTCCGCCGGGAAAATGTATGACCTGAACGGCGACGGTGTTGTCAACTACAACGACACCATCTCCCAACCCGCCACCAGCGTGGTGGCCGATGCCCACAAGGCCGGCCTGGTGGTGCACCCCTATACCTTCCGCAACGAGGGCAAACGCCTGGCGTTTGACTACAGGGGTGACCCCAAGGCTGAATACCTGCAGTTCTACCGCCTGGGTGTGGATGGCCTGTTCACCGACTTCACCGACACCGCGGTGGCTGCACGGGCCACCTACCTGAAAGAGTTGGGACGCTAA
- a CDS encoding site-2 protease family protein, translating to MAMVLQIGLVVLLALAALVAIVLVVAVRRLGQLRWRPAHSLSVVRDDIPADVRAILDRPAAELVQLGFTYRYSGTVQTMLVTPQDTPTFYDIYQHRDGHTHAMVSPSPAPEPQQPCMLQLITCFEDGHNWLTLNRCRHLSPIDLPRWHTVDDYLPQWVQAWHRHLQRVQAATVPICTDGLEVHHRLRQTFDDLLPHLRQQGQLVPVAGDSSGHFRLTLLAAAHMALKVLGGQLRAGWSAPQAPIPTPGTDTATHPPHTAYGSDAAQPLPPQQQSLDADLRAFQNQLATSRAATSSAKSKWITFTVTALLFLLVGGLWLSWTFVPIVLAVVALHEGGHYLAMKLTGFRNVSVFFVPGLGGLATGEKETATPFEKLFVYLAGPVPGIALAGAAFWASASGYWTGPDWLNEFLIASLVINYLNLLPLMPLDGGRVLETLVFARHPRLRFVFAAICCAALFGLGQLFDDMVLRVVAVLVAFGLPYQWHRMQLDLAVPRESNAALDEPQALQRIFGALQNAKFQSWSFAKRTAAATALLPELLGRRASHAEAFVGVLIYAACLLAPLGAAFVAIPHLGTALAILTPGLRVPPDNVEPEPPRAPLPPPPDWNAQLAQAATLPPDQRMAAYIGAAQQAHDGEDTDTAQRHYQSAWALAQALPARDLRRISVLHGLAAVVDDEAQRREHLNQIVADLAEPAGPEREPVAQAKEYLAYGDVTTAERVALLRDALDLRMGVTTDPNFTVAATRLALARALDAHGDTTGAQAQLQIRIDSLPRPDTQDRTRRALDQRLHRVMARVDLAWFLVGHGQPVQAQQTAEQALAEVPDTVTTSWLQPRQQALEVQVWSLLLSPQPASALATQWQTYDRARSAGFGGDRKLLFHEVDRALVAQALSDDRMLAKAKSGISEALSKMSRPGTALCKPSTTGAQSNWRAPQQAARQRMLAELGHCRGA from the coding sequence ATGGCCATGGTGTTACAGATTGGACTGGTCGTATTGCTGGCGCTGGCCGCACTGGTGGCCATCGTGCTGGTGGTGGCCGTGCGCCGCCTGGGCCAGCTGCGCTGGCGCCCGGCGCACAGCCTCTCGGTGGTACGGGACGATATCCCCGCCGATGTTCGCGCCATCCTGGACCGGCCTGCCGCCGAACTGGTGCAACTGGGTTTTACCTACCGCTACAGCGGCACGGTCCAGACCATGCTGGTGACGCCCCAGGATACGCCCACGTTTTATGACATCTACCAGCACCGCGATGGCCACACCCACGCCATGGTGTCGCCGTCGCCCGCACCCGAGCCGCAGCAGCCCTGCATGCTGCAACTCATCACCTGTTTTGAGGATGGCCACAACTGGCTTACGCTGAACCGCTGCCGCCACCTCTCTCCCATCGATCTGCCCCGGTGGCACACCGTGGACGACTACCTGCCGCAGTGGGTACAAGCCTGGCACCGGCACCTGCAGCGGGTGCAAGCCGCCACCGTGCCGATTTGCACCGATGGCCTGGAGGTCCACCACCGGCTGCGCCAGACGTTTGACGACTTGCTGCCCCATCTGCGCCAGCAAGGCCAGTTGGTGCCGGTGGCTGGAGACAGCAGTGGCCACTTCCGACTGACGCTGCTGGCGGCGGCCCACATGGCCCTGAAGGTGCTGGGCGGACAGCTGCGCGCAGGCTGGAGCGCGCCGCAAGCACCCATCCCCACGCCTGGCACCGACACCGCAACACACCCACCCCACACCGCGTACGGCAGTGATGCCGCGCAGCCCCTACCACCCCAGCAGCAGAGTCTGGACGCAGACCTGCGCGCCTTCCAAAACCAATTGGCGACCAGCCGCGCCGCCACGTCCAGCGCCAAGAGCAAATGGATCACTTTCACCGTCACCGCCCTGCTGTTTTTGCTGGTCGGTGGGCTGTGGTTGTCGTGGACCTTTGTGCCCATCGTGCTGGCCGTGGTGGCCCTGCACGAAGGCGGCCACTACCTGGCGATGAAACTCACCGGCTTTCGCAATGTGTCGGTCTTTTTTGTGCCGGGGCTGGGCGGCCTGGCCACGGGAGAAAAGGAGACGGCCACCCCATTTGAAAAGTTGTTTGTCTACCTGGCTGGCCCCGTACCGGGCATTGCCCTGGCGGGCGCCGCCTTCTGGGCCAGTGCCTCGGGTTATTGGACGGGCCCCGACTGGCTCAACGAGTTCCTGATTGCCTCACTGGTGATCAACTACCTGAACCTGCTGCCCCTGATGCCGCTGGACGGCGGCCGTGTGCTGGAGACGCTGGTGTTTGCACGCCACCCGCGCCTGCGTTTTGTATTTGCCGCCATCTGCTGCGCGGCGCTGTTTGGCCTGGGCCAGTTGTTCGACGATATGGTGCTGCGGGTGGTGGCCGTGTTGGTTGCCTTTGGCCTGCCCTACCAATGGCACCGCATGCAGTTGGACCTGGCCGTGCCACGCGAAAGCAATGCCGCGCTGGACGAACCCCAGGCCCTGCAACGCATCTTTGGCGCGCTACAAAATGCCAAGTTCCAAAGCTGGTCGTTTGCCAAACGCACGGCCGCGGCCACGGCCCTGTTGCCCGAGCTGCTGGGGCGGCGCGCCAGCCACGCCGAAGCATTCGTGGGTGTGCTTATCTACGCCGCATGTTTGTTGGCGCCCCTGGGCGCAGCATTTGTCGCCATACCGCACCTGGGAACCGCATTGGCCATCCTGACACCGGGTCTGCGGGTGCCGCCCGACAATGTGGAGCCTGAACCCCCACGTGCGCCCCTGCCACCACCGCCAGACTGGAATGCCCAGCTGGCCCAGGCCGCGACACTGCCGCCCGACCAGCGCATGGCAGCCTACATCGGCGCAGCACAACAAGCCCATGACGGTGAGGACACAGACACCGCGCAACGCCACTACCAGTCCGCATGGGCCCTGGCCCAGGCCCTGCCCGCGCGCGACCTGCGCCGTATCAGCGTGTTGCACGGCCTGGCAGCGGTGGTGGACGACGAAGCCCAGCGCCGTGAACACCTGAACCAGATCGTTGCCGATTTGGCCGAGCCTGCAGGTCCGGAACGCGAGCCCGTGGCCCAGGCCAAGGAGTACCTGGCCTACGGTGATGTGACAACCGCCGAACGGGTGGCCCTGCTGCGCGACGCCCTGGACCTGCGGATGGGCGTGACCACCGACCCCAACTTCACCGTGGCCGCAACCCGATTGGCACTGGCCCGTGCGCTCGATGCACATGGCGACACCACCGGTGCCCAGGCGCAGCTGCAGATCCGTATCGACAGCCTGCCGCGGCCCGACACACAGGACCGCACGCGCCGGGCGCTGGACCAGCGCCTGCATCGCGTGATGGCGCGTGTGGACCTCGCGTGGTTTCTGGTGGGGCATGGCCAGCCCGTGCAGGCACAACAAACGGCCGAACAGGCGCTGGCCGAGGTGCCGGACACGGTCACCACCAGTTGGTTGCAACCGCGGCAGCAGGCGCTGGAGGTGCAGGTATGGTCCCTGCTGTTGTCGCCCCAACCGGCCAGCGCACTGGCAACCCAATGGCAAACCTACGACCGCGCGCGCAGCGCCGGTTTTGGTGGCGACCGCAAGCTGCTGTTCCACGAGGTGGACCGCGCGCTGGTGGCGCAGGCTTTGAGCGACGACCGCATGTTGGCCAAGGCGAAGAGCGGCATCTCGGAGGCCCTGTCAAAAATGTCCCGCCCCGGTACCGCCCTGTGCAAGCCATCCACCACCGGTGCACAGTCCAACTGGCGTGCACCCCAACAGGCCGCGCGCCAGCGCATGCTTGCCGAGCTGGGGCATTGCCGCGGGGCTTAG